Proteins encoded by one window of Cuniculiplasma divulgatum:
- a CDS encoding TA0956 family protein: protein MYNLTLDGSHPSTICVEISNLRPSLESLYEMLDSEYLSEYLSDFISDFARTDEIMPEDHTLGFVIINSKKKHLSFAFNGLKENYIKDIREIGTKIQQKGYTVEYDIE from the coding sequence ATGTACAATCTCACACTGGATGGATCACATCCATCCACCATATGTGTGGAGATTTCAAATTTGAGGCCATCACTGGAGTCCCTATATGAAATGTTAGATTCCGAATACCTTTCAGAATATTTGTCCGATTTCATTTCCGACTTTGCAAGAACTGATGAAATTATGCCAGAAGATCACACACTTGGCTTCGTCATAATTAACTCGAAGAAGAAGCATCTTTCATTTGCATTCAATGGATTGAAAGAGAACTATATTAAGGATATCAGGGAAATCGGAACTAAGATTCAGCAAAAGGGTTACACAGTTGAATATGATATTGAATGA
- the pdo gene encoding protein disulfide oxidoreductase has translation MINENTEHSALIREEDKRFLANQFRKKLSKTVTLIVFTSSDKKCMYCDKAVEIIEEVSSLSDKIKTVKYSFENDREMVEKYNVKKYPAIIVTSERIRDSRVVFYGLPSGYEFGSLVESIESASMDEPEIADKTKEIISGINMPVKITVYITPTCQYCPRASTIANKFAILNQNISSEITEILEFGDEDEIKDIEKVPYIKVNDRIIVIGTHTEEQFAEFVMGATKEQ, from the coding sequence ATGATAAACGAGAATACTGAACACTCAGCACTCATAAGGGAAGAAGATAAAAGATTTTTGGCAAACCAGTTCAGGAAGAAGCTGAGCAAAACTGTAACTCTGATAGTATTCACATCAAGTGACAAGAAATGTATGTACTGTGATAAAGCAGTTGAAATTATTGAAGAGGTTTCCAGCCTGAGCGATAAGATCAAGACAGTGAAATACTCCTTTGAAAATGATAGGGAAATGGTTGAAAAGTATAATGTAAAAAAGTACCCTGCCATTATTGTAACATCAGAAAGAATTAGGGATAGTAGGGTTGTTTTCTATGGCCTGCCATCCGGGTATGAATTCGGTTCCCTCGTGGAGAGCATAGAGAGTGCTTCCATGGATGAACCTGAGATTGCAGATAAGACTAAAGAAATAATTTCAGGGATCAATATGCCTGTTAAAATAACTGTTTATATCACACCTACGTGCCAGTATTGTCCCAGGGCAAGTACCATAGCAAACAAATTTGCCATACTGAATCAAAACATAAGTTCCGAAATTACAGAAATCCTGGAATTTGGGGATGAAGATGAGATAAAAGATATAGAAAAGGTTCCATACATTAAGGTAAATGACAGAATTATAGTAATAGGAACGCACACTGAAGAACAGTTTGCAGAATTTGTAATGGGAGCTACCAAAGAACAATAA